The following coding sequences are from one Macaca nemestrina isolate mMacNem1 chromosome 1, mMacNem.hap1, whole genome shotgun sequence window:
- the LOC105484968 gene encoding small ribosomal subunit protein eS25-like, whose translation MKVSRDQGLTPCGSSQVLQFVPSEAAAQTVPGPFELWLKLEWLQCRDQCPEAVQARLCLPLLSELCNALKDNKKKDAGKLAKKDKDPVNKSRDKAKKKKWSKGKVQDKLNNIVLFDKATYNKLCKEVPNYKLITPAVVSERLKIQGSLARAALQELLSKGFIKLVSKHRAQVIYTRNTKGGDAPAVGEDARIGPTNCSFGKIKLY comes from the exons ATGAAAGTCAGCAGGGATCAAG gtttaacaccatgtggaagctccCAAGTCTTACAgtttgtaccctctgaagcagcagccCAAACTGTACCTGGGCCCTTTGAGTTATGGCTGAAGCTGGAGTGGCTACAATGCAGGGACCAGTGTCCTGAGGCTGTGCAGG CAAGGCTGTGTTTGCCACTGCTCTCTGAGCTTTGCAATGCGCTCAAGGACAACAAGAAGAAAGATGCTGGAAAGTTGGCCAAGAAAGACAAAGACCCAGTGAACAAATCCAGGGACAAGGCCAAAAAGAAGAAGTGGTCCAAAGGCAAAGTTCAGGACAAGCTCAATAACATAGTCTTGTTTGACAAAGCTACCTATAACAAACTCTGTAAGGAAGTTCCCAACTATAAACTTATAACCCCAGCTGTGGTCTCTGAGAGACTGAAGATTCAAGGCTCCCTGGCCAGGGCAGCCCTTCAGGAGCTCCTTAGTAAAGGATTTATCAAACTGGTTTCAAAGCACAGAGCTCAAGTAATTTACACCAGAAATACAAAGGGTGGAGATGCTCCAGCTGTTGGTGAAGATGCACGAATAGGTCCAACCAACTgttcatttggaaaaataaaactttattaa